A DNA window from Leptospira langatensis contains the following coding sequences:
- a CDS encoding TolC family protein, with product MPSVSFAQDLGTSLHNQPRIVKLTLREAVNFVLDNNLTVKNAKMDFVKADSAELKNLSQYAWTLVGSISKTKTTLPNNNNNVLNGQKISNDRIAMGFQKQFQTQTFFSMELSHTRFDSNAFETAASASRLGAVGPLLAAPPQYTDALTVTLAQEFLKYSFGETEKDRQKVLKQNAVIRRDELVDILSQLVVKTLVDYWTLSVYDSQVATFEKLEKNTRNIRDLTIRKRNLGLSESFEVNQWTSALTQTENSLERARLSRAESERNLIRVLNVDPSSKVAGITDLHEKVPTDINPERDYKYALEHRIDLRNLARQREIAEVELRIKQAEDMPSLKVTGSYSTRGQTFLNPMQNYVNPETGMMSFRYPEKTLGIALSYPLFDIGIKTDIRDAKFKVETLEKQEADLKAQIKEELENRYNSIVAGAELLETATKQREEAEKFYQGVQLRFSQGRFTAVVVKSALDGLIQAELQVAQARINFNIDIVRYDLARNYVFEKFGVDIKQIVHELSKLDLETVSNSQSK from the coding sequence ATGCCTTCTGTTTCCTTCGCGCAGGATCTTGGAACTTCTCTTCATAATCAACCGCGGATCGTGAAGCTTACCTTAAGAGAAGCGGTCAATTTCGTTCTCGATAATAACCTCACAGTTAAGAACGCGAAAATGGATTTCGTGAAAGCGGACTCTGCCGAGTTAAAAAATCTATCTCAATATGCATGGACGCTGGTCGGCTCTATTTCGAAAACAAAAACAACATTACCGAATAACAATAATAACGTATTGAACGGTCAAAAGATTTCAAACGACCGGATCGCTATGGGATTTCAGAAGCAATTCCAGACCCAGACCTTCTTCAGTATGGAATTGAGCCATACACGCTTTGACTCGAACGCATTCGAGACCGCTGCCTCTGCCTCAAGGCTTGGCGCCGTAGGCCCTCTTCTTGCGGCTCCTCCTCAATACACGGATGCTCTGACCGTTACCCTGGCCCAGGAGTTCTTGAAATATTCCTTTGGGGAAACGGAGAAGGACAGACAAAAAGTCCTAAAACAAAACGCAGTCATTCGCAGGGATGAACTTGTAGATATACTTTCCCAACTTGTGGTCAAGACCCTGGTGGATTATTGGACCTTAAGTGTTTATGATTCTCAGGTAGCCACTTTCGAGAAGTTAGAGAAAAACACTCGAAATATCCGCGACCTTACCATTCGCAAAAGAAACCTAGGCCTCTCCGAATCTTTCGAAGTGAATCAATGGACAAGTGCTCTTACCCAGACTGAGAATAGCTTGGAAAGAGCGAGACTCTCCAGAGCCGAATCGGAACGGAATCTGATCCGAGTATTGAACGTGGATCCGAGCTCTAAAGTAGCCGGGATCACCGATCTTCATGAAAAAGTCCCTACCGATATCAATCCGGAAAGGGATTATAAATACGCTTTGGAGCATAGGATAGATCTCAGAAACTTGGCTCGCCAAAGAGAGATCGCAGAAGTAGAACTCAGGATCAAGCAAGCAGAAGATATGCCTTCTCTAAAGGTTACGGGAAGTTACTCCACAAGAGGACAGACCTTCCTGAACCCGATGCAAAACTATGTGAATCCAGAGACGGGAATGATGTCCTTTCGTTATCCTGAAAAGACCTTAGGGATCGCTCTCTCTTATCCGCTCTTCGATATCGGGATCAAAACGGATATCAGAGACGCGAAATTCAAAGTAGAGACGTTGGAGAAACAGGAAGCGGATCTAAAGGCTCAGATCAAAGAAGAGTTAGAGAATAGATACAATTCCATCGTTGCCGGTGCCGAACTCTTAGAGACAGCTACTAAACAAAGAGAAGAAGCAGAGAAATTCTACCAAGGCGTTCAGTTAAGATTCAGCCAAGGAAGATTCACTGCAGTCGTAGTAAAGTCGGCTTTGGATGGACTGATCCAAGCAGAACTGCAAGTCGCCCAAGCAAGAATTAATTTTAATATCGATATAGTGCGCTACGATCTGGCACGGAATTACGTCTTCGAGAAATTCGGAGTAGATATCAAACAAATCGTACACGAGCTTTCCAAACTGGATTTGGAAACCGTATCTAATTCCCAATCTAAATAA
- a CDS encoding cytochrome-c peroxidase — MNRFFSILVFVFSLFFLLECKDKRPKPELEKFVVKNVIHPSNNPFNEDKVELGKILYFDPRLSYKEDASCASCHNSATPSEGFPRNKIHNPAPSLTNVALYKDVFKDPEAIELEDIVKEKVHSSLLLRDEAKTVQRLSSIQGYRELFNRAFGTPEITLDRIVLSLSTFQRTIVSKNSSFDRFVMGEETALTPAQIRGWNIFQNKAKCVQCHHGPNFSDSELHATGLPGISDKVRTPTLRDVSKKKLFMHNGAFGSLEDTVNHFADGGHAKGIRDPLLKPAQLSDQDKKDLIEFLKALEGEPIQWEIPSIPKA, encoded by the coding sequence ATGAATCGCTTCTTTTCCATTCTGGTCTTTGTTTTCTCCCTCTTCTTCTTATTAGAGTGCAAGGATAAACGTCCTAAGCCTGAGTTGGAGAAATTCGTAGTTAAGAATGTGATCCATCCTAGCAATAATCCATTTAACGAGGATAAAGTAGAGTTAGGAAAGATCTTATATTTCGATCCTCGTCTTTCCTATAAAGAAGATGCGAGCTGCGCGAGCTGCCATAATTCCGCTACCCCGTCCGAAGGCTTCCCTAGAAATAAGATCCATAATCCGGCACCTTCTCTAACGAACGTTGCCTTATACAAGGATGTGTTCAAGGATCCCGAAGCAATCGAACTAGAAGATATCGTAAAGGAAAAAGTGCATTCCTCCCTGTTGTTAAGAGATGAGGCAAAGACTGTGCAGAGGCTTTCGTCCATCCAAGGATATAGGGAACTTTTCAATCGCGCCTTTGGGACTCCCGAGATCACATTGGATCGGATCGTGCTTTCTCTTTCCACATTCCAAAGGACGATCGTAAGTAAGAATTCCAGCTTCGATCGATTCGTTATGGGAGAAGAGACCGCGCTGACTCCTGCACAGATCCGCGGTTGGAATATTTTCCAGAACAAGGCCAAATGCGTGCAATGTCATCATGGTCCTAATTTTTCAGATTCGGAACTGCATGCTACTGGACTTCCTGGGATCAGCGATAAGGTCCGAACTCCCACCTTGAGAGATGTGAGTAAAAAGAAACTCTTCATGCATAATGGTGCCTTCGGCTCTCTGGAGGATACGGTGAACCACTTTGCAGATGGGGGACATGCAAAAGGAATTCGGGACCCTCTCTTAAAGCCTGCGCAACTTTCCGATCAGGACAAGAAGGATCTGATCGAATTCTTAAAGGCACTAGAAGGGGAACCTATTCAATGGGAAATCCCTTCTATTCCGAAAGCTTAA
- a CDS encoding NAD(P)/FAD-dependent oxidoreductase — translation MSKKNILILGGGYAGIIAANRLARKKEDLQITLLTANPNFVEKIRNHQVIAGNLKKTHSIRDLLHKKVDLVLAKATKIEPQNNRVILENGEAISYDFLGYTPGMRSVNLKNLPGNYFSIVNPEDCSQLRKKMEKSSSPRVTVLGAGLTGIETATEIAETYPHARVTLMDSGSVGKSFSSVGAEYIRKILSDLKIEVVEDSKAESLGEDHIQTSKGSFHFHDYCVTSVGFVASDLGSKSGLPHYPNGQVILDEYMQVPEYSNIIGAGDAVKPEGEQYSPLRMACATALPMGIYMAERISGLLGLKTSVGNTPFSMAYVIRCVSLGRNRGIVQSVQPDDVPVEKIWTGKMAAFIKETICKFTILSLRMEKYFDFYPIPKAKQEVVKKEEGLLATNAK, via the coding sequence ATGTCAAAGAAGAACATTTTAATCCTTGGTGGAGGCTATGCCGGGATCATAGCCGCAAATCGTTTGGCTCGGAAGAAGGAAGATCTTCAAATCACACTTCTTACCGCAAATCCGAATTTCGTGGAGAAGATCCGAAACCATCAGGTCATTGCGGGGAACCTGAAAAAGACTCATTCTATCCGGGACCTACTCCATAAGAAAGTGGATCTTGTTCTCGCAAAAGCAACGAAAATAGAACCGCAAAACAACAGAGTGATCTTGGAAAACGGAGAAGCAATCTCTTATGATTTCTTAGGTTATACTCCGGGAATGAGAAGTGTTAACCTGAAAAATCTTCCGGGCAATTACTTTTCTATCGTAAATCCGGAAGATTGCTCGCAATTGAGAAAGAAAATGGAGAAGTCTTCTTCACCAAGGGTTACCGTTTTAGGTGCGGGACTTACAGGAATAGAGACTGCCACTGAGATTGCCGAGACTTATCCTCATGCTCGTGTTACCCTTATGGACTCAGGATCGGTCGGAAAATCGTTCTCTTCCGTAGGTGCGGAGTATATTAGAAAGATATTAAGCGATCTTAAGATCGAAGTCGTCGAGGACAGCAAGGCGGAGTCCCTAGGAGAGGACCATATCCAAACTTCTAAGGGGAGCTTTCATTTCCACGACTATTGCGTGACCTCTGTCGGATTCGTTGCCTCGGATCTGGGATCGAAATCCGGTCTGCCTCATTATCCGAATGGACAGGTAATTTTAGACGAATACATGCAAGTTCCTGAATATTCGAATATTATAGGCGCCGGAGACGCTGTAAAACCGGAAGGTGAACAATATTCTCCGCTCAGAATGGCATGCGCTACTGCTCTGCCAATGGGGATCTATATGGCGGAAAGGATCTCAGGGCTCTTAGGATTGAAAACTTCCGTAGGAAATACTCCATTCTCCATGGCCTATGTGATCCGTTGCGTTAGCCTGGGAAGAAATAGAGGGATCGTGCAGTCAGTACAACCGGACGATGTTCCTGTGGAGAAAATTTGGACAGGAAAGATGGCGGCTTTTATTAAGGAAACGATTTGTAAATTCACCATCCTATCCTTAAGAATGGAGAAATACTTTGATTTTTATCCAATCCCTAAGGCAAAGCAAGAAGTCGTTAAAAAAGAAGAAGGGCTTTTAGCCACAAACGCAAAATGA
- a CDS encoding sigma-70 family RNA polymerase sigma factor produces MTNQEKLDQFIEHKGIVFGIAYRMTGSVTEAEDIVQESFLRWEKAKEISIKSPKAFLSTIAARLSLDSLRKAKRKRETYIGPWLPEPMAPVSSEEEPDSETLDLAFLHILEKLNPIERAVFLLRETFEMEYDSISEVVGKSVENCRQILKRAKEALKTSRRRYEANPETRKKIFRDFLLAASKGKPELLVPFLKEEIVIWSDGGGKVNAARIPIYGQERVSHFLNKVRANPLRHQLDFYYTFVNGAESLIGYNGNEPVYFQNFLIEEEGIWKIMNVLNPDKLNSFQNKQELLDKELIFPIENFLLFPNSYHKGVPKWLNPVVQLVKWVVSR; encoded by the coding sequence ATGACGAACCAAGAGAAACTAGACCAATTCATCGAACATAAGGGAATCGTTTTCGGGATCGCCTATAGAATGACAGGTAGCGTCACGGAGGCGGAAGATATAGTCCAAGAGAGTTTTCTTCGTTGGGAAAAAGCGAAGGAGATCAGCATAAAGTCTCCCAAGGCTTTCTTATCTACGATCGCCGCGAGGCTTTCCTTGGATTCTCTCCGAAAGGCCAAAAGAAAACGAGAAACTTATATCGGCCCTTGGTTACCGGAGCCTATGGCTCCGGTCTCTTCGGAGGAAGAACCTGATTCGGAGACATTGGATCTGGCCTTCCTCCATATATTAGAAAAATTGAATCCAATCGAGAGAGCCGTCTTTCTACTGAGAGAGACCTTCGAAATGGAGTACGACTCGATTTCCGAAGTAGTCGGCAAGTCTGTCGAGAATTGTCGTCAGATCCTCAAAAGAGCCAAGGAAGCTTTAAAGACCAGCCGCAGAAGGTATGAAGCAAATCCGGAAACCAGAAAGAAGATCTTCAGAGATTTTCTTTTAGCAGCATCCAAGGGAAAACCGGAACTTCTTGTCCCTTTCTTGAAGGAAGAGATCGTGATCTGGTCGGACGGAGGAGGAAAAGTAAACGCGGCAAGGATCCCTATCTATGGACAAGAAAGGGTTTCTCATTTCCTAAATAAGGTGCGTGCGAATCCGCTTCGACACCAATTGGACTTCTATTATACGTTCGTAAATGGAGCGGAATCCCTCATCGGCTATAACGGGAACGAGCCTGTATACTTCCAAAATTTCCTCATCGAAGAAGAGGGGATCTGGAAGATCATGAATGTATTGAATCCGGACAAGCTTAACTCTTTCCAAAATAAGCAGGAGCTATTGGACAAAGAATTGATCTTTCCCATAGAGAATTTTCTTTTATTCCCGAATTCGTATCACAAAGGAGTTCCAAAGTGGCTGAATCCTGTGGTGCAATTAGTGAAGTGGGTAGTCTCCAGATAA
- a CDS encoding alpha/beta fold hydrolase: MKRQFILTIMLVSFMIFHCMGAQSMETTIENPSGVEKKPTGFFPSKLGKIAYWIEGKGKPIILLHSAGHDHQDFDSVLPELSAKYKVISIDWPGHGMSPNPEPSSSASAVEYAQIIPDLVKDLAPEGAVLIGNSIGGFASLNLALQRPELVKGLILVDSGGMNEPNWVARNFSALKGKVWFTGLVWNFFPNQYIKIKNRHTQSILSRIKERENIEGAKEVNAAIWKSFLDERHDLRAKVDRIKAPTLIVWGEFDPVIEAKIATQLHEKIQGSQIALLKTGHVPFAEDPKAFLQVTLPFLQTIY; encoded by the coding sequence ATGAAACGACAATTCATTCTTACTATCATGTTAGTAAGTTTCATGATATTCCATTGTATGGGAGCACAGAGCATGGAAACAACGATAGAAAATCCATCCGGGGTAGAGAAGAAGCCGACAGGATTCTTTCCTTCTAAGTTAGGAAAGATCGCATATTGGATAGAAGGAAAAGGAAAACCGATCATACTTCTCCATTCCGCGGGACATGATCACCAAGACTTCGACTCCGTTCTTCCGGAGCTTAGTGCAAAATACAAGGTGATCTCAATCGATTGGCCAGGGCATGGAATGTCTCCCAATCCCGAGCCCAGTTCTTCTGCCTCTGCAGTGGAATACGCTCAGATCATTCCCGACCTTGTAAAAGATCTCGCGCCGGAAGGAGCCGTACTCATCGGAAATTCCATAGGCGGATTTGCGTCCTTAAACCTTGCTCTTCAAAGACCGGAACTAGTCAAAGGATTGATCCTTGTGGATTCCGGAGGAATGAACGAACCAAATTGGGTTGCCAGGAACTTCTCCGCACTTAAAGGAAAAGTATGGTTCACAGGTTTAGTTTGGAACTTCTTCCCGAATCAATATATCAAGATCAAGAATCGACACACGCAATCCATTCTCTCCCGTATCAAAGAAAGAGAAAATATAGAAGGTGCAAAGGAAGTGAATGCAGCTATCTGGAAAAGCTTCTTAGACGAAAGACACGATCTAAGAGCGAAGGTGGATCGGATCAAGGCTCCTACTCTCATCGTTTGGGGAGAATTTGATCCGGTAATAGAAGCTAAGATAGCGACTCAGTTACATGAGAAGATACAGGGATCCCAAATAGCCCTCCTTAAAACGGGGCACGTCCCTTTTGCGGAAGACCCGAAAGCATTCCTGCAAGTTACCCTTCCCTTTTTACAAACAATATATTAA
- a CDS encoding Crp/Fnr family transcriptional regulator — protein MIYETVNLVSPIPKEIWSKAGNLYTVRNLEYGDYFVKQGGNATEFAFVFSGVLREYYLTDQGNEYIKSFNFPGEFTGSYFDLLSNQPSTCTIRAITDCKLGVAKFSELRALFSQDIAWERLGRRFAELLFLKKAKREYELLALDAEARYESLLQTYPDIEELVPQYHIAAYLGITPVSLSRIKSKRKSEK, from the coding sequence ATGATCTACGAGACAGTAAATCTGGTTTCTCCCATCCCCAAAGAAATTTGGTCTAAGGCCGGTAATCTATATACGGTCCGCAATCTGGAATACGGAGATTATTTCGTAAAGCAAGGCGGTAACGCAACCGAGTTCGCATTCGTTTTCTCCGGAGTATTAAGAGAATATTATCTTACCGACCAAGGTAACGAGTATATCAAGAGCTTCAATTTTCCAGGAGAATTCACCGGCTCTTATTTCGATCTTCTTTCCAACCAACCTTCTACCTGCACGATCCGAGCGATCACAGATTGCAAACTGGGAGTCGCAAAATTTTCCGAGTTACGAGCCCTCTTTTCCCAAGACATAGCTTGGGAAAGATTGGGAAGAAGGTTCGCAGAACTTCTCTTCTTAAAGAAGGCCAAACGAGAATACGAACTCTTGGCCTTGGATGCGGAAGCCCGATATGAGTCCTTATTGCAAACCTATCCTGATATAGAAGAGCTCGTGCCTCAGTATCATATCGCAGCCTATTTGGGGATCACTCCGGTTTCCTTGAGCCGGATCAAGTCGAAGAGAAAGAGCGAGAAATAG
- a CDS encoding acyl-CoA dehydrogenase family protein translates to MYQELTEQQIEIRDTIRSFVKKEITHEVAIHWDEENKHPEELINRMRTELGVNGLTIPEEYGGWGLGSVEQCLVTEELSRGCLGISLCFGYTGLGILPIMKGASHEQKKKWLQPVIDGEYGVSFCLSEPGAGSDVPGMSTTAVKKGDKWVINGTKQWITGGGSAGAYTVFAYTDKGRGTRGVSCFYVKRDTPGLIVGKKEDKLGIRASDTRQIIFEDCAVEEVNMIGKENLGFIYALQTLNASRPYVAAMGVGVAQAALDHASKYARQREQFGSKISSFQAVQHMLADMSIGVETARQICYLSARMSDADDPRLPKYSAIAKAYCSETAMKAATDAVQIYGGYGYTKEYPVEKLMRDAKILCIFEGTTQIQKNEIAAYVIREAASAK, encoded by the coding sequence ATGTATCAGGAACTGACTGAGCAACAAATCGAGATTAGGGACACGATCCGCAGCTTCGTTAAGAAGGAGATCACCCATGAGGTTGCCATCCACTGGGACGAAGAAAACAAACATCCGGAAGAACTTATTAATAGAATGAGAACCGAGCTTGGAGTCAATGGACTCACTATCCCCGAGGAATACGGTGGATGGGGACTTGGTTCCGTAGAACAGTGTCTTGTAACCGAAGAACTTTCCAGAGGATGCCTCGGGATCAGCCTTTGTTTCGGATACACCGGTTTGGGAATTCTTCCGATCATGAAAGGTGCAAGCCATGAACAAAAGAAAAAATGGCTCCAACCGGTAATCGACGGAGAATACGGAGTTTCCTTCTGTCTTTCCGAGCCTGGCGCAGGTTCTGACGTTCCAGGAATGAGCACTACTGCAGTGAAAAAAGGCGACAAATGGGTCATCAACGGAACCAAACAATGGATCACCGGTGGTGGAAGCGCAGGCGCTTATACCGTTTTCGCATATACCGATAAAGGTCGTGGAACTCGCGGAGTTTCCTGCTTCTACGTAAAACGCGACACTCCAGGTCTGATCGTAGGTAAAAAAGAAGATAAACTTGGAATTCGTGCATCCGACACTCGTCAGATCATCTTCGAAGACTGCGCAGTTGAAGAAGTAAACATGATCGGAAAAGAGAACCTCGGTTTCATCTACGCACTTCAAACTCTGAACGCTTCTCGTCCTTACGTGGCAGCTATGGGAGTGGGTGTTGCGCAAGCAGCTTTAGACCACGCTTCCAAATATGCTCGTCAAAGAGAGCAGTTTGGATCCAAGATCTCCAGCTTCCAGGCAGTTCAGCACATGCTTGCTGACATGTCTATCGGGGTAGAGACTGCACGTCAGATCTGCTATCTTTCCGCTCGCATGTCCGACGCTGATGATCCTCGTTTACCTAAGTATTCTGCAATCGCCAAAGCATACTGCTCTGAAACCGCAATGAAAGCGGCAACCGATGCAGTTCAGATCTACGGTGGATACGGATACACTAAAGAATATCCTGTTGAAAAACTGATGAGAGACGCGAAAATCCTTTGTATCTTCGAAGGAACGACTCAAATCCAAAAGAACGAGATCGCAGCTTACGTAATTCGCGAGGCAGCTTCCGCAAAATAA
- a CDS encoding MBL fold metallo-hydrolase yields MKHLLHLSLLLAMFPYCAVTSNQSVSVSKGTAAELQNIPLTEKGPIVLKKIVASDWLADREGLINFKDPKVAAAGLQPGKEPIQIYFYVIDHPKFGRFVVDTGMADVFRKDQKEWPVSGIVASQMNIPDLKIHTTIKEWMAKDPKKVEGIFLTHMHLDHIFGVSDFPVGTPIYTGPNEPGDSRFLHMFVQGTTDRVLGPNTVLSELNFSGKEEGSKINIIDFFGDQSFYVIYVPGHTAGSLAFLVKSTTGTQLLTGDTCHTKWGWENSVTPGGFTKDQDANVASLNLLKQIAAKFPKIQVHPGHQSFTAIAPTK; encoded by the coding sequence ATGAAACACTTACTCCATCTATCTCTCCTCCTCGCGATGTTCCCATATTGCGCGGTCACTTCGAATCAATCCGTCTCCGTTTCCAAAGGAACCGCGGCGGAATTGCAAAACATCCCACTCACTGAAAAAGGTCCGATCGTTCTTAAGAAGATCGTAGCATCCGATTGGCTTGCAGATCGAGAAGGACTGATCAATTTCAAAGATCCGAAAGTAGCCGCTGCCGGATTGCAGCCCGGAAAAGAACCCATCCAGATCTACTTTTATGTGATCGATCATCCTAAATTCGGGAGATTCGTAGTCGATACCGGGATGGCAGATGTGTTTCGCAAGGACCAGAAGGAATGGCCAGTCTCGGGGATCGTTGCTTCTCAAATGAATATACCGGATCTAAAGATCCATACTACGATCAAAGAATGGATGGCAAAAGACCCTAAGAAGGTAGAGGGAATCTTCTTAACTCATATGCATTTGGATCATATCTTCGGGGTTTCCGATTTTCCTGTAGGAACTCCGATCTATACTGGACCGAACGAGCCTGGAGATTCCCGTTTTCTTCATATGTTCGTACAGGGGACAACGGATAGGGTTCTCGGACCAAACACTGTACTTTCCGAGTTAAACTTCTCCGGAAAGGAAGAAGGTTCTAAGATCAATATTATCGATTTCTTTGGAGACCAATCCTTTTACGTGATCTATGTTCCGGGCCATACTGCTGGAAGCCTGGCATTCTTAGTGAAATCCACAACCGGTACTCAATTACTTACAGGAGATACCTGCCATACGAAATGGGGTTGGGAGAATAGCGTAACTCCCGGCGGATTCACCAAGGATCAAGACGCGAATGTTGCGAGTTTGAATCTTCTAAAACAGATCGCCGCAAAATTCCCTAAGATCCAAGTACACCCAGGGCACCAAAGTTTCACTGCAATCGCACCTACAAAGTAA
- a CDS encoding CaiB/BaiF CoA transferase family protein codes for MNKGPLSGVKVVDLSLLLPGPLCSMYLGDMGAEIIKIENPRAMDATRVMFKKDNGAPSLYLMLNRNKKAITLNLKREKSKEILFKLLEDADILLEGFRPDGLSKMGLGYEDLKEKFPRLIYCGIYGYGDSGAYKDFAGHDLNYLSLSGVLSQTGKKPQAPGFQLADIGGGTLTALSSILAALYYREKTGRGQKIAVSMMEASLQFISLYGGIYSATGKDPEGGNELLSGKLPNYSTYQTKEGRWVALGALEEMFFKTFLRQSGLDSHLERVPIAESHFAEWKKILTEYFASKTLADLDPIFQNPDSCLTPVKTMDEVAHDPVLREKGLILDRKHPEYGDYIQFGSPFPFSESKVTYRSEPPAHGEHNAEILRSLGYSDADIEELKKDKVI; via the coding sequence ATGAACAAAGGTCCACTTTCCGGAGTTAAGGTCGTAGATCTCAGCCTTCTTCTTCCCGGTCCTTTATGCTCCATGTATCTGGGAGACATGGGAGCTGAAATCATCAAGATAGAAAATCCAAGAGCCATGGATGCGACCAGAGTCATGTTCAAGAAAGACAACGGGGCTCCTTCTCTGTATCTCATGCTGAATCGGAATAAGAAGGCGATCACTCTCAATCTTAAGAGGGAGAAGTCTAAGGAGATCCTTTTTAAGCTTTTAGAAGACGCCGATATCCTTTTGGAAGGCTTTCGACCGGATGGACTTTCCAAGATGGGACTCGGGTACGAAGACCTAAAGGAAAAGTTCCCTAGATTGATCTACTGTGGAATTTATGGTTACGGTGACTCCGGTGCTTATAAGGATTTTGCGGGCCACGATCTGAATTATCTCTCCTTATCCGGAGTTCTTTCTCAGACAGGCAAAAAGCCTCAGGCTCCCGGTTTTCAATTGGCGGATATAGGAGGGGGAACTCTGACTGCGTTATCTTCCATTCTTGCCGCATTGTATTATAGGGAAAAGACGGGAAGAGGACAGAAGATCGCCGTTTCCATGATGGAAGCTTCTTTGCAATTCATCTCCTTGTATGGAGGGATCTATTCCGCAACCGGAAAGGATCCGGAAGGGGGGAATGAATTGCTTTCCGGGAAATTGCCGAACTATAGCACCTATCAAACGAAAGAAGGTAGATGGGTTGCGTTAGGCGCTCTCGAAGAGATGTTCTTTAAGACCTTCCTTCGCCAATCCGGTTTGGATTCTCATTTGGAAAGAGTCCCGATCGCAGAGTCTCACTTTGCCGAATGGAAGAAGATCCTGACCGAATACTTTGCCTCTAAGACGTTAGCCGATCTCGATCCGATCTTTCAAAATCCGGATTCTTGTTTAACTCCAGTGAAAACGATGGATGAAGTGGCACATGATCCTGTTCTTCGTGAGAAGGGGTTGATCTTGGATCGCAAGCATCCAGAGTATGGGGACTATATTCAATTCGGTTCTCCGTTTCCTTTTTCCGAAAGCAAGGTCACCTATCGCAGTGAACCTCCAGCTCACGGAGAGCATAATGCCGAGATCCTGAGATCTCTCGGATATTCGGACGCGGATATCGAGGAATTGAAAAAGGATAAAGTGATTTAG
- a CDS encoding polysaccharide deacetylase family protein, whose protein sequence is MNAFVLAIASLILFFLQCTAADLRSDLHPSSNQYALGYYEGDPLPSKTAFLTFDDGPSDWTSEVLDVLKEENVKATFFVCGAWLPQKSRSGNSFQKYRDTLIRMRKEGHVVGNHTLGHPNLANMSEARIERQLDENERLYRKELGEYSEKLTLLRPPFGSPYNRNLSEEKKKRVSSVLQKKGIVFMWSKAFDSSDSKEWVRGEWYEKGPRINIESDRFRAKMDRIYMKLTSKTDGQGIVILFHDTHPTTKEVLPFVIEKLKEEGYKFGTAEDYAKWRWGKTTKEVLEE, encoded by the coding sequence ATGAACGCTTTCGTCTTAGCGATTGCCTCGCTTATTCTTTTCTTTCTTCAATGTACTGCTGCCGATCTACGATCGGATCTGCATCCTTCTTCCAATCAATATGCGTTAGGATATTATGAAGGAGATCCTCTCCCGAGTAAAACTGCATTCCTTACATTCGACGACGGGCCCTCGGACTGGACTTCCGAAGTGCTGGATGTATTGAAAGAAGAGAACGTTAAGGCCACCTTCTTCGTTTGCGGTGCTTGGCTTCCGCAGAAAAGCAGGAGCGGTAATAGCTTTCAGAAGTATAGGGACACTCTGATCCGAATGAGAAAAGAGGGCCACGTAGTAGGAAACCATACTTTAGGTCATCCGAATCTTGCGAATATGTCGGAGGCAAGGATAGAAAGGCAGTTGGATGAGAACGAGAGATTGTATAGAAAGGAATTGGGAGAATATTCAGAAAAACTAACGTTGCTCCGTCCTCCTTTCGGATCTCCTTATAACAGGAATTTGAGCGAGGAGAAGAAGAAAAGAGTAAGCTCCGTTCTGCAAAAGAAAGGGATCGTCTTCATGTGGTCTAAGGCTTTCGATTCTTCCGATTCCAAAGAGTGGGTCAGAGGAGAATGGTATGAGAAGGGGCCGAGGATCAACATAGAGAGCGACCGGTTCCGAGCGAAAATGGATCGGATCTATATGAAGCTTACTTCTAAAACGGACGGGCAAGGAATAGTGATCCTATTCCATGATACGCATCCAACCACCAAAGAAGTGTTACCATTCGTAATAGAAAAATTAAAAGAAGAAGGATATAAGTTCGGAACTGCAGAAGATTATGCAAAATGGCGCTGGGGAAAAACGACCAAAGAAGTTTTAGAAGAGTAA
- a CDS encoding SMR family transporter → MKATVILVFIVALSFNALANILIKASSLGDKTDTTPGIEGLIKSFIHPVFFAGLVSFGIALLGYRWVLGKGLKLSLAYPLFTSAGFIIVLLASAVFFKEKLNWSQWTGIALIVVGVWLTAGEMFD, encoded by the coding sequence ATGAAAGCAACTGTGATTCTTGTGTTTATCGTCGCGCTCTCCTTCAATGCGCTCGCCAATATCCTGATCAAAGCGAGTTCCTTAGGAGATAAAACGGATACGACTCCCGGAATTGAAGGATTGATCAAAAGTTTTATTCACCCTGTTTTCTTTGCAGGACTAGTTTCATTCGGGATCGCTTTGCTTGGATATAGATGGGTTTTAGGAAAAGGACTGAAATTATCCTTGGCCTATCCATTGTTCACCTCCGCGGGATTCATCATCGTATTACTTGCATCCGCAGTTTTCTTTAAGGAAAAATTAAACTGGTCCCAATGGACCGGGATCGCATTGATCGTGGTTGGAGTATGGCTGACCGCCGGCGAAATGTTCGATTGA